One genomic region from Pseudomonas hormoni encodes:
- a CDS encoding aspartate/glutamate racemase family protein, protein MRILVVNVNTTESITQAIARSAQAVAAPGTEIIGLTPHFGADSIEGNFESYLAAIAVMDRVMSYDQPFDAVIQAGYGEHGREGLQELLNVPVVDITDAAASTAMFLGHAYSVVTTLDRTVPLIEDRLKLSGLWDRCASVRASGLAVLELESDPQRALEAIVRQAERAVLEDKAEVICLGCGGMAGLDEQIRRRTGVPVVDGVTAAVTIAESLVRLGLSTSKVRTYATPRPKNIVGWPGRFGR, encoded by the coding sequence ATGCGAATTCTCGTGGTCAACGTCAACACCACTGAATCCATCACCCAGGCCATTGCGCGTTCGGCTCAAGCCGTGGCCGCGCCAGGCACCGAAATCATCGGCCTGACGCCGCATTTCGGCGCCGACTCCATCGAAGGCAATTTCGAAAGCTACCTGGCCGCCATCGCCGTGATGGACCGGGTGATGTCCTACGACCAGCCTTTCGATGCAGTGATCCAGGCCGGTTATGGCGAGCACGGTCGCGAAGGGTTGCAGGAGTTGCTCAACGTGCCGGTGGTGGACATCACCGATGCGGCGGCGAGCACGGCGATGTTCCTCGGTCATGCCTATTCGGTGGTCACTACGCTGGACCGGACGGTGCCGCTGATCGAAGACCGCCTGAAATTGTCCGGGCTCTGGGACCGCTGTGCGTCGGTGCGGGCCAGTGGCCTGGCGGTGCTGGAGCTGGAATCCGATCCGCAGCGGGCGCTGGAAGCGATTGTTCGTCAGGCTGAACGGGCTGTGCTTGAGGACAAGGCCGAGGTGATTTGCCTCGGCTGCGGCGGAATGGCCGGGCTGGATGAACAGATTCGCCGGCGCACCGGGGTTCCGGTGGTGGATGGTGTGACGGCGGCGGTGACCATTGCCGAATCGCTGGTGCGGTTGGGGTTGTCGACGTCGAAGGTGCGCACTTATGCGACGCCGAGACCGAAGAACATAGTCGGTTGGCCGGGGCGGTTTGGCAGGTAG
- a CDS encoding NCS1 family nucleobase:cation symporter-1 has translation MRTSLPNNNIALDLPSFPPTANDQTFPEPVVLSPRLHNKDLAPTKAEGRRWGRYSIFALWTNDVHNIANYSFAIGLYALGLGGWQILLSLGIGAALVYCFMNLSGYMGQKTGVPFPVISRISFGIHGAQIPALIRAVIAIAWFGIQTYLASIVFRVLLTAVHPGFADYDHNSILGLSSLGWVCFVAIWLVQLAILAYGMEMVRRYEAFAGPVILLTVAALAAWMYFQANTTIAWSIREPLTGGEMWRNIFAGGALWLAIYGTLILNFCDFARSSPCRKTIKVGNFWGLPVNILVFAGITVLLCGAQFQINGRIIESPTEIIASIPNTFFLVLGCLAFLIVTVAVNIMANFVAPAFVLSNLAPKYLTFRRAGLISATIAVLILPWNLYNSPLVIVYFLSGLGALLGPLYGVIMVDYWLVRKGQVNVPQLYSEDPDGAYYYSRGVNLRAVAAFIPAALIAIVLALVPGFHLVSPFSWLIGAGIAGMLYLIIAKRQPHYADVSGEAIAVDNVSH, from the coding sequence ATGCGTACTAGCCTCCCTAATAACAACATCGCGCTGGATCTGCCCTCCTTTCCACCCACTGCTAACGATCAAACCTTTCCAGAACCCGTGGTGCTCAGCCCGCGCCTGCACAACAAAGACCTGGCGCCGACGAAAGCCGAAGGCCGGCGCTGGGGCCGCTACAGCATTTTCGCCCTGTGGACCAACGACGTTCACAATATCGCCAACTACTCCTTCGCCATCGGCTTGTATGCGTTGGGTCTGGGCGGCTGGCAGATTCTGCTGTCGCTCGGGATCGGTGCAGCGCTGGTGTACTGCTTCATGAACTTGTCCGGCTACATGGGCCAGAAAACCGGGGTGCCGTTTCCGGTCATCAGCCGGATCAGTTTCGGTATCCACGGGGCGCAAATTCCTGCATTGATCCGCGCCGTTATCGCCATCGCCTGGTTCGGTATTCAGACGTACCTCGCCTCGATTGTGTTTCGCGTGCTGCTGACGGCGGTACATCCGGGTTTCGCCGATTACGACCACAATTCGATCCTCGGTTTATCGAGCCTGGGCTGGGTGTGTTTCGTCGCCATCTGGCTGGTGCAACTGGCGATCCTCGCCTACGGCATGGAAATGGTGCGGCGCTACGAGGCCTTTGCCGGACCGGTGATTCTGTTGACCGTCGCGGCCCTCGCCGCCTGGATGTACTTTCAGGCCAACACGACCATCGCCTGGTCAATCCGCGAGCCGCTGACCGGCGGCGAGATGTGGCGCAACATCTTCGCCGGTGGTGCGTTGTGGCTGGCGATCTACGGCACGCTGATCCTCAACTTCTGCGACTTCGCCCGCTCTTCGCCGTGCCGCAAGACGATCAAGGTCGGAAATTTCTGGGGCCTGCCGGTGAACATTCTGGTGTTCGCCGGCATCACCGTCCTGCTGTGCGGTGCGCAATTTCAGATCAACGGCCGGATCATCGAAAGTCCGACGGAAATCATCGCGTCGATACCCAACACCTTCTTTCTGGTACTTGGGTGCCTGGCGTTCCTGATCGTCACCGTGGCGGTGAACATCATGGCCAACTTCGTCGCCCCGGCCTTCGTGCTCAGCAACCTGGCGCCGAAATACCTGACCTTCCGCCGCGCCGGGCTGATCAGCGCGACCATTGCGGTGCTGATCCTGCCGTGGAACCTCTACAACAGCCCGTTGGTGATCGTGTATTTCCTGTCCGGCCTCGGCGCCCTGCTCGGCCCGTTGTATGGCGTGATCATGGTCGACTACTGGCTTGTGCGAAAAGGTCAGGTCAACGTGCCGCAGTTGTACAGCGAGGATCCCGATGGCGCTTATTACTACAGCCGTGGCGTCAACTTACGTGCGGTGGCGGCGTTCATTCCTGCAGCGCTGATCGCCATCGTCCTGGCGCTGGTGCCGGGTTTCCACCTCGTATCGCCCTTCTCCTGGCTGATTGGCGCCGGCATTGCCGGGATGCTTTACCTGATCATCGCCAAGCGGCAGCCCCACTACGCGGACGTCAGCGGTGAAGCCATCGCGGTCGACAACGTCAGCCATTAA
- a CDS encoding phosphoadenylyl-sulfate reductase: MSPSFDVVELATTYANKSAQDILKLAFAEFGDDLWISFSGAEDVVLVDMAWKLNKNVKVFSLDTGRLHPETYRFIDQVREHYKIEIELVSPDYTKLEPFVKEKGLFSFYKDGHGECCGIRKIEPLRRKLSSVTAWATGQRRDQSPGTRSAVAVLEIDTAFSTPERTLYKFNPLAQMTSEEIWGYIRMLELPYNSLHERGFISIGCEPCTRPVLPNQHEREGRWWWEEATQKECGLHAGNIISKSKA, encoded by the coding sequence ATGAGCCCATCGTTCGATGTCGTGGAACTCGCCACGACCTATGCCAACAAATCCGCCCAGGACATCCTGAAACTCGCGTTTGCCGAGTTCGGCGATGACCTGTGGATATCTTTCAGCGGCGCCGAGGATGTGGTGCTGGTGGACATGGCCTGGAAGCTGAACAAGAACGTCAAAGTGTTCAGCCTCGACACAGGCCGCCTGCATCCCGAGACTTACCGTTTCATCGATCAGGTGCGCGAGCACTACAAGATCGAGATCGAACTGGTGTCGCCGGACTACACGAAACTTGAACCGTTCGTGAAGGAAAAAGGCCTGTTCAGCTTCTACAAGGACGGCCATGGCGAGTGCTGCGGCATCCGCAAGATCGAGCCGCTGCGTCGCAAACTCTCTAGCGTGACGGCTTGGGCTACCGGCCAGCGTCGGGACCAGAGCCCTGGCACCCGCAGCGCCGTCGCGGTGCTGGAAATCGACACTGCTTTCTCCACTCCGGAACGCACCCTGTACAAATTCAACCCACTGGCGCAAATGACCAGCGAAGAGATCTGGGGTTACATCCGCATGCTTGAGCTGCCGTACAACAGCCTGCATGAGCGCGGCTTCATCAGCATCGGCTGCGAACCGTGCACCCGTCCGGTGCTGCCGAACCAGCACGAGCGTGAAGGCCGCTGGTGGTGGGAAGAGGCGACGCAGAAAGAATGCGGGTTGCATGCCGGTAACATCATCAGCAAGTCCAAGGCGTAA